A window of Ornithorhynchus anatinus isolate Pmale09 chromosome 21, mOrnAna1.pri.v4, whole genome shotgun sequence genomic DNA:
ATCAACTCCAAAGGGCCGCCTGCAGCCACCTAGGAACGGAGTGGGGGGGCAAAACCCAAGCATTACTCTACAGTTGTAGGCCTTCTGGAAAAGGACAAGTGTCACTGCAGTAAAAGAGCTTgcccaagagaagcaacgtggcctagtggatagagcacagccctgggggtcgcttctaaacccagttccgccacttgtctgctgggtgaccccgggccagtcacttcacctctctgggcctccgttcgctcctctggaaaacggggattaagaacacgagccccacgcgggacacggaccgcgtccgaccccacgagcttgtacctaccccagcgttcagatcAGTGCCAGGCACGGAGttacgcttaaccaataccgataAAAAACAAGCAATTAAAATTCATAACCGCTGACCTGCCTCCACGTTCAGCCCCGTTAAACAAGCCCCGGCTAAGGCTGGCCGCTACTCGGGGCAAGGAGTAGCTCTTTTTCGTTAAACGCAGCGTGGGAAAAACCTTCCCCCACAAGGAACCCGGTCAGGGCGGCCCCCGTGCTCGTCCGCACTCTCGGTTTCCGGCTGGGCCGCGGAGAGCGCGCAGCGGGGCGGTGATGCGAGACAGCGGTGCGGATGTGCGCCTTCTCAGACGCGCAGGCTCTTTTCCCTTGGTGTGGAAATCCGCAAGGAGCCGAATGCCCCGGCTGTCCGGGAAGCGGGTGGCTCCGGAACGAGGAGCCCACGGAAGCCTCGGTGCGCCTCAATAGctccggtggggagggggaggcgagaCGCGTGGGACTCGTGAGGCTTTCTGCTTTCTTAAAAAAACACCAGTCACCCTTCGAGTGCGACGGGGACGGCCCGTTCCCACGTGGACCGGCCGTTCCggaccgtccccgccccgggccccgcacgCCTCCCAAACACAAGCCAGGTCCCGCCAGCTACCGCCGAGCCCCGGGAAGCTCGGCCTCCAAAAAAGCACCGGGGCCGAGGGACTGGCCGTCCCTGGCCCGATCGGATGAGAAAGAGACTCCCACCCTTTATTTAATAAATTAACGGCGTTCAAAATACAGTGCCGGAACGTGATGCGGCTGAATCGGGCTACCGAGGGTGGTCACGAAGCGCCTGTGCTCTCGGGAGGTTGGCGGCACCGGCTTAGTGGTTCCCGGGTCTAATGGCAGAGCAGCTATTCCGcacgtgtgtgcacacacacacacactctgcagcGGATTCCTGAATGGTTCAtttcccccacccgccccaagaaaggttttgttttgtttttttttaaaaaaagaatacactgcccccgaccccggccccccaaaaccccaaacTGATAGCTAAGGTATATCTCTACAAAGTCACTCTACGGTAACGCTTGTTATTAAATTAACAGAAAATAAAGTTATCTCACACCAAACCTCTTACACTGGAAAAATAGAGCAGCGGCGGGAGGAAGGGCTCCGCCAGCGCGTGAAGCCCTCGAAGCGATTCAGGCCGCCGGCCTCGCGCTCGGAGGGGCCGCCGATGCCTcccaccggcccggcccctccggagGCCCCGGGGTCCGGGAGGACGGGTCCAGGTCGGCGCGCACACGCACCTCGTCATCCGGCTCCGCCGATCCCGCGGCCGCGTCCCCGCGCCGTGGGCGTCGGGTGCGGCCGAGCCCGGCCGCCTCCTGGCTCCCCGGAAGGAGCTCCGGGCCGGCGGTCCGGGCGGAGGGCGTCGGGCGACACGTCGAGAGGGCCCGGCGGAGCGCCGTGCCGAGAGGGGCCGGCCGCCTCGGTGAAGCGCGCTCGCCTCCGGGCGACAAGTCGGGTCCCGCCTCGGCCCGAGCTCTCGGGATACACATCGAGGCTTCTCGATTAATGATCGGATAAGCTATTTATTTCATCGGATTATGGaagcatatctctctctctctctctctctctctctctctcggcaaGACCGACCGTTCCGTCCGGGATTGCTGCAAGAGTCACGTGGGGCGCCCCAAACCCCAGTCCGGGAAGGGGTTCGTTTCCGGAGGTCCCCGGGCTGGGTCTCGGCCTCTCCCGGGGGCCCTCCCCGCGGCCGCCGGGAAGCCGGCCggaccctccccccgctccccggctACACCAGGGGAAGCACCACCATCTCCCCGTCCAGCTCGAACTCGTCGGCCCCGTCGGGCGAGAAGAGGTACGTCGGGGGTTTCCACGGGGACTCCTCGAGGCAGGAGGGGTAGAGCTTCCCCACGGTGCACCGGaagtccctccccaaatcccagaggACCCGCTCCGATATGTGCTGCCTCAGGGACCAGCGGTCGAGTTCCAGGTCGTACTGGTAAGTGGCGTACTTGGCCCTCTCGTTCCAGTGGGTTTCCCGCATGAAGACGCACAGGGAGTCGGAGATGACCAGCGCGCGGACGCAGGGGTCCGAGTACCGCTTGGCGGGGATGTTGGCCGCCATCCTCCACTCGTTCTTATTCACGTCGTAAATCTCCACCGTGATGGAAGGCCCGTCGACGGAGCCGGAGGGGAACCGCACGCCGCTGTTGCCGCCCACGTGCAGGCCCCCGATGTAGAAGATGCTGTCCCCGAAGGCGGCGGCCGAGGCGAAGGAGCGGCTCGTCTGCCGCATGGCCATCTCCACCCAGGAATCCGAGCGGGGGAAGTAGCAGTACATGAGGTTCAGGGTCATCACGTAAATGCAGTCGTGCACCGCCACCGCCACGCTCCACTGCCAGGCGCAGGGCAAGGGGCTCACCATGGTCCACTCGTCCCTCTCCGTGTCGTAGCGCTCCACCGTCCGGCGGTTCAGCTCCCCGCCCACGCTGTCCCCCCCGATGGCGTAGATGTACCCTTCGCAGCACACCAGAGACGGCTGGACGCGGACGAAGAGCATCGGCGTCTTGGGGAACCAGGCGTTCTGCTGGGCGTCGAACCAGTAGAAGCAGTTCACCGTCCGGAAGGTCGTCTGCAGCTTGCTGGTCTTGCCGTGGTTCACTTTGGCGCTCTTCAGGGGCACCTGCCCGCCGGCTATGTAGAGGTCGTTATCCGGGGTCACGAGGGTGCCCACCTTGTGCAGGTCGGCGGGGGGGCTGCAGATCTTGTACATCTTCTCCGCCTGGGGGCTGTAACAGACCGAAGAGAAGAGACCGCCGGTGTTCTCGGAGGCGGCTTCGATGAATATCATCATCTCCTCTTTGGTCATCCCCAGGCGGGGTTTGAAAAACTTGGGCATGGACTTGTAGAGCCCCTGAACCACCACGGACTTGTCGTTGGGCGGCAGGCCCTGGAACcacgcccgctgggtgacctcggagagCGCGTCGATGCGGATCTGGCTCAGGACGGAAGACAGATACTGGGATCGGGAGTCCGGGTTGTACTCCAGCCACAGCATGGCGGCTTCGCGGAccgtctcctccttctccacgtTTAAATTGTCACTGCTCAGGATGTCCACCAGCAGGTCGTGGGACAGTTGCATGAAAGCGTCCTGGTGGCACACGGCGGCGAACTTGTGCTCCACCATCCTTTTGGCGGTCTCTTTTAACTCCTCGCAGCTGAAGAGGTCGGCGAAGCTCAAGAGTCGAACGCAATTCTCCGCGTTGATTTTTTTAATCAAGTACTCTCGGCACTGCTGCAGCACGTCTTCGACCTACGATGCGAAAACAGGGCCGGTGAGGAGCGCCGACGGGCGCCGTTTCCGCACCGACGCGCCCGACGAGCGTGCCTGCGCCCGCGGGGCATCGGACCGTGACGGGCCGCCGCCCGGAGCCTTTCACGACGTCCTCCGCCACGGTCCGCCTCACCGAAAGAAACGTCCCCTTGCTCCGACCCGACCGGCTCCGGTCAAAAACCTTCGCCACATCCGGAGCTACCGTGCGAGCGATTGCTCCGAATCCCCCCTCTCCTCACCGAAATTCCCTTCCCGCGGCGTTCTTCGCCGTGCTACGGGGGGCCTCTC
This region includes:
- the KBTBD2 gene encoding kelch repeat and BTB domain-containing protein 2 isoform X1 produces the protein MSTHDERQINTEYAVSLLEQFRLFYEQQLLTDIVLIVEGTEFPCHKMVLATCSSYFSFPMVQCSVPALSCAPVGEHVPAGIELSRALRTALRPRAMFMSGLSESKQTHVHLRNVDAATLQLIITYAYTGNLAVNDSTVEQLYETACFLQVEDVLQQCREYLIKKINAENCVRLLSFADLFSCEELKETAKRMVEHKFAAVCHQDAFMQLSHDLLVDILSSDNLNVEKEETVREAAMLWLEYNPDSRSQYLSSVLSQIRIDALSEVTQRAWFQGLPPNDKSVVVQGLYKSMPKFFKPRLGMTKEEMMIFIEAASENTGGLFSSVCYSPQAEKMYKICSPPADLHKVGTLVTPDNDLYIAGGQVPLKSAKVNHGKTSKLQTTFRTVNCFYWFDAQQNAWFPKTPMLFVRVQPSLVCCEGYIYAIGGDSVGGELNRRTVERYDTERDEWTMVSPLPCAWQWSVAVAVHDCIYVMTLNLMYCYFPRSDSWVEMAMRQTSRSFASAAAFGDSIFYIGGLHVGGNSGVRFPSGSVDGPSITVEIYDVNKNEWRMAANIPAKRYSDPCVRALVISDSLCVFMRETHWNERAKYATYQYDLELDRWSLRQHISERVLWDLGRDFRCTVGKLYPSCLEESPWKPPTYLFSPDGADEFELDGEMVVLPLV
- the KBTBD2 gene encoding kelch repeat and BTB domain-containing protein 2 isoform X2 is translated as MSTHDERQINTEYAVSLLEQFRLFYEQQLLTDIVLIVEGTEFPCHKMVLATCSSYFRAMFMSGLSESKQTHVHLRNVDAATLQLIITYAYTGNLAVNDSTVEQLYETACFLQVEDVLQQCREYLIKKINAENCVRLLSFADLFSCEELKETAKRMVEHKFAAVCHQDAFMQLSHDLLVDILSSDNLNVEKEETVREAAMLWLEYNPDSRSQYLSSVLSQIRIDALSEVTQRAWFQGLPPNDKSVVVQGLYKSMPKFFKPRLGMTKEEMMIFIEAASENTGGLFSSVCYSPQAEKMYKICSPPADLHKVGTLVTPDNDLYIAGGQVPLKSAKVNHGKTSKLQTTFRTVNCFYWFDAQQNAWFPKTPMLFVRVQPSLVCCEGYIYAIGGDSVGGELNRRTVERYDTERDEWTMVSPLPCAWQWSVAVAVHDCIYVMTLNLMYCYFPRSDSWVEMAMRQTSRSFASAAAFGDSIFYIGGLHVGGNSGVRFPSGSVDGPSITVEIYDVNKNEWRMAANIPAKRYSDPCVRALVISDSLCVFMRETHWNERAKYATYQYDLELDRWSLRQHISERVLWDLGRDFRCTVGKLYPSCLEESPWKPPTYLFSPDGADEFELDGEMVVLPLV